Sequence from the Bacteroidales bacterium genome:
GTAAATAAGTTTTCAGATAATGTCTATCGTTTCATTTTAAAAAACATTAAAAATGAAATGCGAGCTCAAGATATTGTACAAGACAGTTTTGAAAAGTTATGGATTAACAGAAAAGCAGTAATATTTGAAAAAACAAAGTCTTATTTATTTACAACAGCATACAGAACAATGATTGATTATATCAGGAAAGAAAAAAAAGTAAATTTAACAGATAACAATGCAGTATTTGAATCAATACACGAAGATAATTACAGTGATATTCAAGAAGTTTTACACGAAGCTGTTTCAAATTTACCCGAAATACAAAGGTCAGTTATATTATTAAGAGATTATGAAGGTTATTCATATAAAGATATTGCAGATATTACAAATTTAAATGAATCACAAGTAAAAGTATATATTTACAGAGCAAGAGTTTATTTAAAAAATTATATCGGAAAAATTGAAAATGTAGTATAAAATAAATAAAAAAGTAAACTTGAAAAAGATAAACACACATAATTACGAAGCATTTTTTTTAGATTACATTGAAGGAAACTTAAATGAATCACAAGTTCGTGAACTCAAAAAGTTTCTTAATTCAAATCCGAAATTACAAGAAGAATTGCATGATTTTGAAGAATTTACCTTAAAACCCGAAATCATTATTTACAAACATAAAGAAGAGTTAATACAAAATACTCAAGCAAAACATTTTGAGATTAATGATTTTGAATATTTATGTATTGCTGATATTGAAAATGATATAACAAAAGAAGATAAAAATCTTTTGAAAAATAAGCTTGATGAAAATACAAATCGCATTAAAGATTTAAATTTATATAAGAAAACTAAATTATCTCCGGATTTAAACATAAGTTTTCCTAAAAAGAAACAATTAACAAGAAGATATTTGCCTGTAGGGTTTAAAGTTGTAACTTCAGTTGCAGCTGCAATAACAGCAACACTATTAGTATTGAACATGAGCGGATTATTTCATGAATCTGCAAATCAATCCGGAAAACAAATAATATCAAAAATTCAAAGCAAAGAATATAAAACTGTAAGTAAACAAGAAATATCGGAAAATACAAACATGCAAGAAAGATTAATTTCTCATAATCAAACAATTAAACAAACAAACAACAATGATCTTGCGTTCGTAGATAATGAGCCTCAATACAAGGAAAATATGTACAAGGAATTAACTGTATCTATTCCTGATATTAAAAAAGAGGCTCTTATCTTTTCCGGTTATAAAGATAATATGGTAAACAGCAAAATGAGTTTAACTCAATCGAAAAACAAATTAAATTCTAAAGAATTGTTATGGCAGTATGCTGAAACCGGTGTAAATGTATGGAAGTTAATATCATCAAGTGATATGGAGATGAATAATGCTTATAATGAAGACGGAAAGATTGAAAAATTAAATTTAACGGCTTCAAATTTTAAAATAAGTCGAACATTTTATAAATAAATAAAACGTAAACCGGCAAAACTGCCTGCCTATAAAATTTTGCAAAAAAAATTGAAACATAATAACAGAATTAATAATTAAAACAATCGTACAATGAAAAACTTAAACATTAAAATTTTGCATACATTTTTAGTCCTTATATTTGTCAGTGTACAAGTATTTGCACAAAAAGATACAACTGAATTTGAACTGGGAAAAAAGAAGCTGATTATTATTGATAAGAAAAATCAAAAAGAAAATGCAATTTATAATTTGGAAAAAGGTAAGGAAACTTTTGAAAAAGAAATTATACTTGCAGAAGAACTTATTAAGAAGCATGAAGAGCTTATAAAAGAGCAAGAAGAATTGATAAAAGAGCAAGAACTGTTGATCAAGGAAACCGGTGAACTCGAAGAATCAAAAGCTGAATTGGAAAAACAAAAAGCTGAATTAGAAAAACACAGAGCTTTAATTGAATTAAATAAGAAAAAGAAACTTGCATTTGAAAGCGGAGTTAGAGAAATTGATAAAGGAATTGAAGAAATTGAAAAAGGATTAGATGATATTGATGAAGAACTTGAAGAAATGGATGATGATTGCATTGATTTTAAACTAAAAAGGAACACTCACAAAAAAAGATTCAATTCTCATTGGGCAGGATTTGAATTCGGTTTATTTAATTTTGCTAATAGTTCACAAGCAATGGCAAACGACGAAGATGTTGATTTTATGAAACTCATTCCGGAAAAATCAATGGGTTACAAACTAAATATCTTTGAATTTAATGTTCCGATAAGCAAATATTTTTTCGGATTTGCAACAGGTGCAGGCTTGGAATGGAACAGCATGGCTCTGTCCGAAAATATTAATCTGTATGAAGATGCAAACGGTGTTATACAAGCTGAATATATTGATGTAAATGTAAAAGATTTCAAAAAGAATAAATTGAATGCTGCGTACATTACTGTTCCGTTAATATTCGAAATACAGTTTCCTGTAGGACGCAAAAAGTTATATTTCGGAGCCGGTCTCACAGGCAGTATGAGAGCATGGTCAAAGCAAAAACAAATATATATGATTGACGGCAGAAAATATAAAGATAAAAAACTTGATGATTTCCAACTTTCACCATTCAGATACGGAATAACAGCAAGAGCCGGTTACGGCGGTATAGGTTTATTTGCAGAATATACACCGGTTCCGTTATATAAAGAAGGAAGCGGTCCTGAAATATTTCCCGTAATGATAGGCTTACATATAATTGATTTCTAAATAATAAAAAATTAGATTTTTTGAATTAGAGCTTTGTATTCAGTATTGAATGCAAAGCTTCTTATTTTGGGATACTTTTTGTAGTAACTATTATATGAAAAACATATATTTTTGGTCTTAACAAAATTAAAAAACTGCATATGAAAACTTTATTATTATTTTTAGGTTTATCAATAATTATCGGAATAAATAATTCAATTGCTCAAACAATTTATGTAACAGATACAGAGGCTTGGGCCGATATCAAAGTTTATGTAACTGATACAGAAGCCTGGGCTGATCTGGTTGTGTATGTAGAAGACACAGAAGCGTGGGCTTCAGGAAACAAAGGGCTGTGGTATTTTACCGATACAGAAGTGTGGGCAGATAAAACTGTCTATTTTACAGATACAGAAGCGTGGTCAGATCTTGTTATTTATTTTACAGATACAGAAGCATGGGCAGGTTGGAAAAAGAAATCAAAATTGCATCTTTTGGAATAATTATTTGTTGGTTCTGTTAAATATAATGGGTAAACAAATTTGCCACAGATTCAAAAATTAATTTTTTTGTAATCTGTGGCTTTTTTATTTCTTTACCCGCCAATATTGATATATAGCCAATTTATTCAATAATTCCATATTTTTTCATCAAAAATGAAGCATTGAGATTTTGACTGATACCCTCTTTTAATTTGTAATCAAATACAAGTTCGTTATTAAGAATTTCTACTTCGAAACGCTTGTTGGAAATGTTTATTGGATAATCTTCAGATAATTTTCCTAGTTGAATGTCGTGTGTGGCTGCTAATCCGCTTGCATTCAGTCTTATAAGTTGTTCAATCAATCCCTTTGAACCTGTATGTTTATCTTTTGAATTTGTTCCTTTAAGCATTTCGTCTAAAATAATAAACAGCTTTTTTCCGCTTTTTAAGTAATCAGTAATTTTTTTTAATCGCATTAATTCAGCATAAAAATAAGATTCATTTTTATGCAGAGAATCATTTGTTCTTACACTGGTATATACCGGAATTGGTGTAAATGTCATTTCCTCGGCACAAACAGGAGCTCCGGAAGCAGCCAATACCATGTTAGTTCCTGTCGTTCGCAAAAATGTACTTTTCCCGGCCATATTTGCACCTGTTATAATTGAGATTTTTTTAAGTCCGTTTATTTCAAAATCATTAGTTACTCTGTTTTTATGATAAATTAAAGGATGGCCTCCGCTTTTTATCTTGAATATAAATTCCTCTTCCGAAATATTCGGAAAAGAGTAATCGGGATTATTGTAATGAAAATTTGCAAAGCTGACTAAAGCATCAAACTCGCCGATTATAATAAACCAATTTGATATATTTTGTTTCAGTATTTTTTTTTGTTTTTCTAATCTGTGGAGGATTTGCAAATCCCATAACAAAAATGCATTCAACAAAACGCCAACCAACATATTTAATCGTATATCAAAAGCTTGCAGTATTTTATTAAGTTTCAGTAATTGAGAATAAGAAGATTGATTTTTTGTAAGTTTATTTTGCAGCTTCTGTAAATAATTTGAAGTAAAATTTGAAAACTCTGTAATACCAATCAGTTCCTTTATTTTTTTTAATGAGTTTGTTCTTTTTCCTAATTTAGTATGCTCTGAATTTATCTTTTTCAAATAAAAACCGATTATGCTTATATTAATTAAAGCAGATAAAATCATAAATGCATAAGGGAGAATTTCAAAAATGCCTAATATCAACAAAACAAATGTAAAACCGGGTAAAATATATAATAAATACTTCCAAATTTTTTTATTTATAAATACTACAGATTCATTAGCCCATTTCAATAAATTATTCAATATTTTATCTTCTTTTGAATTAATCTTTTCATTAAATTTATCATCACAAATTAAAGATGTCACCGTGAAGTTTTGCCGCCAATCAATAAATTTTGAAAGTTCTTTTACAGCAACTTGCCTTTCTTCAATCCTTTGTTTATCAAGGCATATTTCGGTTAAGTCTTCAGCTAATTGATTTTTACCTGCAATTGTAGAAGTTCTGTTTATATATTGGAATAATGAACCTTTGCCGAAGATATCAAGGTCATAAGAAAAAGGATGATCAAAGTCAATATATTCATTTCCTGAATGAAATTTGTCATAAGTCCCGTTTAATGCAATAAGTTCATTATCATTAATTGTAATAAGATTCAAGTTTTTTTTGATAGCTTTTTTAAGATTAATATTCTGTTTAACCAGAAAAAGAAATACTGAAAAAAGAATTATCAGTAAAATAATAACAAGTATTAAATCAATTGATTTTGAAAAATAAATAATAACAATACTTATGACAAATATTAAGGCTCTGATATAAGATATTAAGCGATTTTTATTCTTTAATTTCAGAAGTTTGGAAGAGTATCTGTTTTTTCGGCTTTTATAACCGTCAATAATATTAGTATAAGGCATTTTGAATTTTTTATCAGTATTTTTATACAAATATAGATATAATGATTTTTACTGAAAAAGCTTTCTGCAAATGATACGATTTTTTTAATCAAATTGTATATTTCTCAATATTTTCTCAACAATTTAAATCATTCCGTCAAAATCTTAATAACAAATAAATAATAATATCGTAACTTTAAGTTTTTAATCTGTAAATTTAGAATTATGAACTACACAAAAATATTATTAATCGGACTTTTTTTATGGGTGGGAGTATATTGTTCCCGGGCACAAAACAACATTACTGTAACCGATAATGCTTCCCATAATGCAGATGCCTCGGCAATGCTTGATGTTTATTCAATTACAAAAGGAATGTTAGTCCCCAGAATGACTACAACCCAGATGGT
This genomic interval carries:
- a CDS encoding RNA polymerase sigma factor, which encodes MTVNEYNKAVNKFSDNVYRFILKNIKNEMRAQDIVQDSFEKLWINRKAVIFEKTKSYLFTTAYRTMIDYIRKEKKVNLTDNNAVFESIHEDNYSDIQEVLHEAVSNLPEIQRSVILLRDYEGYSYKDIADITNLNESQVKVYIYRARVYLKNYIGKIENVV
- a CDS encoding outer membrane beta-barrel protein, with the translated sequence MKNLNIKILHTFLVLIFVSVQVFAQKDTTEFELGKKKLIIIDKKNQKENAIYNLEKGKETFEKEIILAEELIKKHEELIKEQEELIKEQELLIKETGELEESKAELEKQKAELEKHRALIELNKKKKLAFESGVREIDKGIEEIEKGLDDIDEELEEMDDDCIDFKLKRNTHKKRFNSHWAGFEFGLFNFANSSQAMANDEDVDFMKLIPEKSMGYKLNIFEFNVPISKYFFGFATGAGLEWNSMALSENINLYEDANGVIQAEYIDVNVKDFKKNKLNAAYITVPLIFEIQFPVGRKKLYFGAGLTGSMRAWSKQKQIYMIDGRKYKDKKLDDFQLSPFRYGITARAGYGGIGLFAEYTPVPLYKEGSGPEIFPVMIGLHIIDF
- a CDS encoding DUF6150 family protein, coding for MKTLLLFLGLSIIIGINNSIAQTIYVTDTEAWADIKVYVTDTEAWADLVVYVEDTEAWASGNKGLWYFTDTEVWADKTVYFTDTEAWSDLVIYFTDTEAWAGWKKKSKLHLLE